The DNA sequence GGTCTCGAGCTCGAGCTCACCGAAGGCATGCGCTTCGACAAGGGCTACATCTCGCCGTACTTCGTCACCGATCCGGAGCGCATGGAGACGGTTCTCGACGAGCCGTACGTCCTCGTGCTCAACAGCAAGATCTCGGCCGTCAAGGACCTGCTGCCGCTGCTGGAGAAGGTCATGCAGTCCGGCAAGCCGCTGGCCATCATCGCCGAGGACGTCGAGGGCGAGGCGCTCGCGACCCTGGTCGTGAACAAGATCCGTGGCACCTTCAAGTCGGCCGCCGTCAAGGCGCCCGGCTTCGGTGACCGCCGCAAGGCCATGCTGCAGGACATCGCCATCCTTACCGGTGGCCAGGTCATCTCCGAGGAGGTCGGCCTCAAGCTCGAGAACGCCGGTCTCGACCTGCTCGGCCGGGCCCGCAAGGTCGTCGTCACCAAGGACGAGACGACGATCGTCGAGGGCGCCGGGGACGCCGACCAGATCGCCGGCCGGGTCAACCAGATCCGCGCCGAGATCGAGAAGTCGGACTCCGACTACGACCGCGAGAAGCTTCAGGAGCGCCTCGCCAAGCTGGCCGGCGGCGTCGCCGTCATCAAGGCCGGCGCGGCCACCGAGGTGGAGCTCAAGGAGCGCAAGCACCGCATCGAGGACGCGGTGCGCAACGCCAAGGCCGCCGTCGAGGAGGGCATCGTCGCCGGTGGTGGCGTCGCGCTCCTGCAGGCGTCGACCACCGCGTTCGAGAAGCTCGACCTGGACAAGGACGAGGCGACCGGCGCCAACATCGTGAAGATCGCGCTGGAGGCCCCGCTCAAGCAGATCGCCGTCAACGCCGGCCTCGAGGGCGGCGTCGTGGTGGAGAAGGTGCGCAACCTCGAGACCGGTCACGGTCTCGACGCGGCCACCGGCGAGTACAAGGACATGATCAAGGCCGGCATCATCGACCCGGCCAAGGTCACCCGCTCGGCGCTGCAGAACGCCGCGTCGATCGCCGGCCTCTTCCTCACCACCGAGGCCGTCATCGCCGACAAGCCCGAGAAGGCCCCGGCCGGCGGCGGCATGCCGGGCGGCGACGGTGGCATGGGCGGCATGGACTTCTGAGTCCAGCCCCACCAGCACGACGAGCACGACCAGCACGACCCCACGGGCGGTCCCTCCACTGGAGGGGCCGCCCGTTCGTCGTCCCGGCTCGCCGTCATGGGTACCGTGGCCGGGCAGCCGACCCGGACGAAGGAGCAGCACCGATGAGCGAGCCGTACGACCACCTGCTCGGGGCCTACGCGCGACTGGTGGTGCGGGTCGGGGTCAACGTGCAGCTGGGGCAGCGCGTCGTCGTGCGCGGCATGGTCGAGCACGCCGAGGTCGCCCGAGCGGTCGCTGCCGAGGCCTACCGCGTGGGCGCGAGCTACGTCTCCATCGAGTACGTCGACCAGCACCTCCAGCGCGCCCACGTCGCCCTGGCCCCCGACGACTCGCTGGGCACCTCGCTGCGCCACGAGGTGGACGCGATCAACGCCTGGAAGGACGACGACGTCGCGGTCATCTCCCTGACCGGCAACCCGAACCCCACCCTCATGGACGGCGCCGACCCGGCCCGGCTGGCCGCCTCGCTGCCGGTGGAGCGGGCGAAGGCGGCCATGCAGGTACTGGGCGCCGACCACGTCGCCTGGTCGGTGGTCGCGGCGCCCAACGCCGGCTGGGCCGAGAGCATCTTCGGCACGCCTGACGTCGAGCGGCTCTGGCAGTCGGTCGCGCTCGCGACTCGGCTCGACGAGGACGACCCCGTCGTCTCGTGGCGTGAGCACCTGGCCAAGCTGGCCCACCGCCGGGACCTGCTCAACGAGCAGGGCTTCGACCGCATGCACTTCCGCGGCCCGGGCACGGACCTGGTCGTCGGCCTGGCGCCCCGCTCGCACTGGGTCACGGCAGAGCACACCAACGACGCCGGCACCGCGTTCGTTGCCAACCTGCCGACCGAGGAGGTCTACACGTCGCCGGACTGGCGCCGTGCTGACGGGACCCTCAGCACGACCGCCCCGTTCTTCCTGCAGCAGATGAACGTCCTCGTCGACGGCCTGGTCCTCGAGCTCGGTGACGGCACGGTGCGCGCGGCGAAGGCCGCGGCCGGCGAGGAGGCGGTCCACCACCAGCTCGACAGCGTCCCGCGGGCCAGGCACCTGGGCGAGGTGGCGATCGTCGACGGCGACTCGCGGGTCAGGCGCACCCAGCTGACCTACCGCGACATGCTGTATGACGAGAACGCCGCGTCGCACGTCGCATGGGGTGCCGGCTTCCCCACGACGATCGAGGGCGGGACCAGGCTCGACGTGCAGCAGCGGATCGAGGCCGGCGTCAACCAGTCGGCGACGCACGTCGACGTGGTCGTCGGCAGCCCCGACGTCGAGGTGCTCGGGATCGCCGCCGACGGCACGACCACCCCGGTGCTGGTCGGCGACGAGTTCGTCCTCGGCTGACCGACTGCCGGCACGTCACGATGGGTGCGGCAGCAAGATGGGGTGCGTAGGACCTGCCGTCGCCCGATGTTGCTAGGTCGAGCTGCTCGGGATCCTCGGCGTACCGCGCGACGTCGGCCGGGCGACGGACTTCATGCTCGTTTGTCGTCGTCGGTGCGGCTGCGGCCGTCGCTCAGCGCGGCAAGCGGTTCGGGCCCGTCGCCGTGACGAGCCGCTGGGGCACCCAGTCGTCGACGTGATGGAACCCATCGAGGAACGGGCCGGCATCGAGCTCGACGGATGCCCTTAGTGAAAGTCGGTAGAACTTCACGTGGGTGAAGTCCTCGAACAAGATGTAGACGGGGTCCGGTGTGCTGTTCGGGCCCTGGAACTGCTGTCCCGTCAGGACCGGCTTGTGGGCTTCGACGAAGGCGTCGAAACTGTCGACCACGACGCCGAGGTGCTCCAACCCCATCTTGTAGACGCGCTGGTGCACGGGCGGGATGAGCTCGATAAGCGGGACGACCTTGCCGTCGAGGACTTCGAGTGGCTCGGCGGGAATGATCAAGGAGATCGGGCGGCCATTCCAGACGTTCTCGCGATTGGCGACCGCGTGACGTTCGAGCAGGGTCCGCACATGCGCGTACTGGTCCCACTCCGGCACGCGGACGGCGAGGTGGCTGAGCGCGTACGGACGGATGTCGATGCCCCGCGCGAGCAGGCGATCGTGCTGCTGCGCGGAGAACGCGCGATAGTCCCCGATGATGTCGCCAACCGGATCGGCCATCGCCGCCTCCTCTCGGCCGGCCATCGTACGACTGGTGGGCGGCGGACGCCTGAGCCGCCGCTCGGGGAACGTTCGGGCATGCCGCGATGAGCTGTCGGGCCCCACGATGGCGCCGACATCAGGCATGCGCGAGGGATATCGAGCGCGATCTGAGAGCACTCAGGTCACGATGAGCACGACGCCCACGACGGCCGGGTAGGTGTGCGCCCAGAAGGGCGGGTGGACGGCGTACGCGATCCGACCACCGACGGCGAGCAGCACCGCGAAAGCGCACCCCCAGCCGACGCCGAGCCAGCCCACCCAGGCCGGCAGGCCGTCGTCGAGCACCACCGCCGTGCCGAGCACGGCGAACGCCGCATAGGCCGCGAGCATGTGGGCGCGGTACAGCAGCGACGCCCATGGCTCGGTCGCGAGATAGAGCTCAGGTGGCCGGCCGACCGCCACGGTCCTCGCGGCGGCCCACGGCACCACGGTCAGCCGGTAGGCCAGCGACACCACCCAGCAGGCGGCGCCGACCGTGAAGACGACCGTCGCGGCCCAGCCGGCGGCTGCTGCGTCGTCGGGCCGGGCGAGGCTGGCGGCCATCGCGAGGCCGGCCGGGGTGACGAACATGGCCGCGGCCATCCACGCGTGGATCCAGGTCCACCGTCGCGGGTCGGCGTGCATGGCCGGGAGGGCGACCGCCGGCTGGGCCTGGTACTCCGGCCGCCAGCGCACGGCCCCGACCAGGAAGACCACCAGGCCCGCGACCAGCACCAGCCCGGCTGCCGTCTCGGCGTCCATGCCGCGATCGTGGCACGGCGATCGGCCAGCCGGAGCGCCACGTGGAGTGGCTTGCGATCGCTTGGAGCGGCGTGCATGCCACTCCAAGCGATCCTCGACCACGTATACGTGGTCGACCCGCAGGCGCGACGCGCAGGGACCGCACCGGGCGGGCGGTCAGCCCTCAAGGGGGCGGACCCAGGTCGCGACGCCCGCGTCCAGGTGCAGCTCGGCGTCGCACTCGGCCGCGGCGTCCGGGTCGTGCGTCGCGAGCACGACCGCCGCCCCCAGGTCCGCCTCGGTGCGCAGCAGGGCCACCACCCGCGCCCGGTTGGCGGCGTCCAGCTCGCTGGTGGGCTCGTCGGCCAGCACGACCCGGCCGCGCTGGGCGAGTCCGCGCGCCACCGCGACCCGCTGCTGCTGGCCGCCCGAGAGCTCCTCGATCAGCTGGTCGCCGGCGGTCGCGAGCCCGACCTGGTCGAGCGCCTCGGCGGTCCGCTGCTGCGACGCCGCTGGCTCGACGCCGGCGGCGAGCAACGGCACCAGGACGTTCTCCGACGCGGTCAGGACGCTGGCCAGCGCGTTGTCCTGGGGGATCAGCACCACCCCGGCGCCGCTGGTGGTGTCGCGGTCGGCGGCCGGCGCGTCGCCGACGTGCACCGATCCCTCGTCCGGCCGCACCAGCCCGGCCAGCACCCAGAGCAGGGTGGTCTTCCCCGCGCCGGACGGCCCGGTGACCGCCACGACTCGGCCCGGCCGGGCGGTGAGGTCGATGCCGCGCAGCACCTCGTGCCCGTCGTAGGCGACGTGCACCCCGCGCGCGGTCACCGTGAGGGGTGCCCGCTCGTCCGTGTGGGTCATGGGTTCGGTCACCGCACTCATGCTGCCCCCTCCCCGGTCTGGGTCTCGGTCTTGTCGAGGCGGACCGCCTCCTCGTCGACGATGGTGACCCGCAGCAGCGACCCGGGCGGCACCCGCTCGAGCACGTCCGGCGGCAGGGTCAGCGACCCGTCCCGGCCGACCACGGCGTACTCCTCGCCGCGCCGCCCCTCGGCCCCGACGCGGCCGTCGCGGATCGTCACCGTGCGGGGCAGCCGGTCCGCGACGTCGGGGTCGTGGGTGACGGCGACGACTGTGGTGCCGAGGTCGCGGTTGATCTCGGTAACCGCGTGCAGCACCTCGTCGCGGCCCTCGTGGTCGAGCTGGCTGGTCGGCTCGTCCAGCAGCAGCAGGCCGGGGTTGGCGGCGAGGCCGACGCCCACGGCGAGGCGCTGCCGCTGGCCCGGCGACAGTGAGCCGAGCGAGTTGGTGGAGTGGTCGGCCAGCCCGACCAGCGAGAGCACCTCGTGCGGCTCCGGCAGCTCGGAGCCGCCGAAGTCGTCGTCGGCCTCGCGCCCGGACCGCACCTTGCGGGCACCTCGCTGGGCGAAGCGGACGTTGTCGATCGGCGTGGCATACGGCAACAGGTTGCGCATCGCGCCCTGCAGCACCACGCCGACGTCGGTGGCCCGCATCCGGGCCAGCCCCTTCTCGTCCATGCGGGCGATCTCGTGCGGGCCGACGTGCAGCCGCCCGGCGCTGGGCCGCAGCAGCCCGGCGAAGAGGTTGAGCAGCGTCGACTTGCCGGACCCGGACGGGCCGAGCAGCCCGACCACCTCGCCGGCCCCGACGTCGAGGTCGACGCCGGAGAGTGCGACGACGTCGTTGCCCTCGAGGCGGTAGATGTGGACCAGGCCGTGGCAGGCGACCGGGATGCCGCTCATGTCAACGGACTCCTTCCCGCAGCCGGTCGGAGCGCCCGGCACGCAGCTGGAGGGTGGCGACCGTGAGGCCGACCAGGACGAGGAGGCCGGCCAGCGCGCCGACCGCGAGCCAGCCGGCGGAGGCGACCGGCGCGTAGCGGACCGGGATGCTCGACGAGTCGGCGTCGAACTGCGGCAGCGCCGGCAGCACCGCCCACACCGCGAGCAGCGACGCGAGCGCGCCACAGGCCAGCGCGACCAGCACGGTGCCGACGTTCTCGCGCAGGAGGAGGGCGCGGACCGTGCGCCGCTTCAGGCCGACGGCACGCAGGGCGGCGACCTCGTACGCCCGTTGGCGCCGTCCCACGTAGGCCGCGACCAGGAGTGCTCCCACCGAAACGACGACCGCCGAGGCCCCGCAGACGAGGAGCAGTCGCAGCGCCAGCACTGCCCCGTCGCCGGCGTAGACCCGCTCCAGGCCGGCGGCCGTTTCGCGCGACGGGACGGTGACCCCGGACCGGCGCAGGGAGCGCACCAGCGCCTGCTCGTCGCCGGTGTCGGAGCGGGACAGCCAGACCTCCTGCTCGCCGACCTGGGCCTGGTCGTCGAGGCGCAGCGCCAGCTCGAGGTCGACGATGACGGCCCGGTCGCCGGCGCGGGGGGCGTAGTCGACGACCCGCGCCACGGTGAACCGGGTGGTCTCACCGGACATGCCGGTCGTCTCGCCCGTCGGCACGCCGCCCTGCGCCGCCGACGGTCCGGCGGCCTCACGGGTGACGACGGCCGGCAGAGGCTCGGGGCTGTCGCCGCGGACCACCTCGGCGTAGGGGCCGCCCGGCGCCTGCAGGTCGACCAGCAAGGCTTTGCCGGCCCGGAGCCGCACCTGAGGCCCGCCGATGGTCGGCGCACCGGGCCGCCAGCCGCCGGGCACGCCGAAGCTGCCCTCGAGCCGGGCCAGGTCACCGCCCTCCCCGGTGGCGCTCAGCCCGGCGAGCCGCAGCCGGGCGGTAGCCCTCGCGATGTCGGTTCCGGGGTGGTCGAACGCGAGCCCGACCAGCCGGCAGCCGCCCTGGCAGTCAGCCGGCACCTCGCCGCGGTAGGTGCGGTCACCCCGGCGCAGCTGGCCGATCGGGACGTACTGGAAGGTGCCGCCGACGTCGAGCTTGGCCGACAGGGTCAGCGGTGTCGGCGACCTCATCTCCTCGAGCTCGACGTCGACCTCGATCGGCCCCGGAT is a window from the Actinomycetes bacterium genome containing:
- a CDS encoding VOC family protein, with product MAGREEAAMADPVGDIIGDYRAFSAQQHDRLLARGIDIRPYALSHLAVRVPEWDQYAHVRTLLERHAVANRENVWNGRPISLIIPAEPLEVLDGKVVPLIELIPPVHQRVYKMGLEHLGVVVDSFDAFVEAHKPVLTGQQFQGPNSTPDPVYILFEDFTHVKFYRLSLRASVELDAGPFLDGFHHVDDWVPQRLVTATGPNRLPR
- the groEL gene encoding chaperonin GroEL yields the protein GLELELTEGMRFDKGYISPYFVTDPERMETVLDEPYVLVLNSKISAVKDLLPLLEKVMQSGKPLAIIAEDVEGEALATLVVNKIRGTFKSAAVKAPGFGDRRKAMLQDIAILTGGQVISEEVGLKLENAGLDLLGRARKVVVTKDETTIVEGAGDADQIAGRVNQIRAEIEKSDSDYDREKLQERLAKLAGGVAVIKAGAATEVELKERKHRIEDAVRNAKAAVEEGIVAGGGVALLQASTTAFEKLDLDKDEATGANIVKIALEAPLKQIAVNAGLEGGVVVEKVRNLETGHGLDAATGEYKDMIKAGIIDPAKVTRSALQNAASIAGLFLTTEAVIADKPEKAPAGGGMPGGDGGMGGMDF
- a CDS encoding ATP-binding cassette domain-containing protein encodes the protein MTEPMTHTDERAPLTVTARGVHVAYDGHEVLRGIDLTARPGRVVAVTGPSGAGKTTLLWVLAGLVRPDEGSVHVGDAPAADRDTTSGAGVVLIPQDNALASVLTASENVLVPLLAAGVEPAASQQRTAEALDQVGLATAGDQLIEELSGGQQQRVAVARGLAQRGRVVLADEPTSELDAANRARVVALLRTEADLGAAVVLATHDPDAAAECDAELHLDAGVATWVRPLEG
- a CDS encoding ATP-binding cassette domain-containing protein — encoded protein: MSGIPVACHGLVHIYRLEGNDVVALSGVDLDVGAGEVVGLLGPSGSGKSTLLNLFAGLLRPSAGRLHVGPHEIARMDEKGLARMRATDVGVVLQGAMRNLLPYATPIDNVRFAQRGARKVRSGREADDDFGGSELPEPHEVLSLVGLADHSTNSLGSLSPGQRQRLAVGVGLAANPGLLLLDEPTSQLDHEGRDEVLHAVTEINRDLGTTVVAVTHDPDVADRLPRTVTIRDGRVGAEGRRGEEYAVVGRDGSLTLPPDVLERVPPGSLLRVTIVDEEAVRLDKTETQTGEGAA
- a CDS encoding aminopeptidase, which encodes MSEPYDHLLGAYARLVVRVGVNVQLGQRVVVRGMVEHAEVARAVAAEAYRVGASYVSIEYVDQHLQRAHVALAPDDSLGTSLRHEVDAINAWKDDDVAVISLTGNPNPTLMDGADPARLAASLPVERAKAAMQVLGADHVAWSVVAAPNAGWAESIFGTPDVERLWQSVALATRLDEDDPVVSWREHLAKLAHRRDLLNEQGFDRMHFRGPGTDLVVGLAPRSHWVTAEHTNDAGTAFVANLPTEEVYTSPDWRRADGTLSTTAPFFLQQMNVLVDGLVLELGDGTVRAAKAAAGEEAVHHQLDSVPRARHLGEVAIVDGDSRVRRTQLTYRDMLYDENAASHVAWGAGFPTTIEGGTRLDVQQRIEAGVNQSATHVDVVVGSPDVEVLGIAADGTTTPVLVGDEFVLG